In one window of Nicotiana tabacum cultivar K326 chromosome 12, ASM71507v2, whole genome shotgun sequence DNA:
- the LOC107785643 gene encoding pentatricopeptide repeat-containing protein At1g77360, mitochondrial, producing MLRQLHQKLWGRKVIVTRMYSSKESMEDKLDPLNRLCKIMMSCPKLGLDTELDQSGIRISSEMLDDALKRFENAGMLAYRLFEWAGKQHNYEHSTRSYHIMIESLAKIRQYQIMWDLVNKMKTKGMLNIETFCIIMRKYARAQKVEEAVYTFNIMNKFDVPSNLAAFNGLLSALCKSKNVRKAQEIFDSKKHEFVPDLKTYSILIEGWGRAPNLPKAREVYREMIEVGCNADIVTYGIMVDILCKAGRVDKAVEIVKEMEFSGCRPTSFIYSVLVHTYGLENRIEDAIDTFLEMEKNGVEADVAVYNSLISAFCKVNKFKNIYRVLNDMQLKGVTPNARTCNIILSGLIARGETDDAFKVFRRMLKIFDPDADTYTMMIKMFCERNELKMAHKVWKYMKRKQFVPGMHTFSAFINGLCDNADVSKACVLMEEMIEKGMRPGRMTFEKLRQLLLKEGREDVLEFLQLKINLMVREPLSD from the coding sequence ATGCTACGCCAACTTCATCAGAAATTGTGGGGTAGAAAGGTGATTGTTACCCGAATGTATAGTTCTAAAGAATCAATGGAAGACAAACTCGATCCGCTGAATAGGCTTTGTAAAATTATGATGTCTTGTCCAAAATTGGGCCTTGACACAGAGCTTGACCAAAGTGGGATTAGGATTTCATCAGAGATGCTTGACGATGCCCTTAAGAGATTTGAGAATGCTGGAATGCTTGCGTATCGTTTATTTGAATGGGCTGGGAAGCAACATAATTATGAACATAGCACGAGATCCTACCACATCATGATTGAATCTCTTGCCAAGATAAGGCAATATCAGATTATGTGGGATCTTGTAAATAAGATGAAAACCAAGGGAATGCTTAATATTGAGACTTTTTGCATAATCATGAGAAAATATGCTAGGGCGCAAAAAGTAGAGGAAGCTGTTTACACTTTCAATATCATGAACAAGTTCGATGTGCCCTCTAACCTGGCTGCTTTTAATGGCTTATTGAGTGCTCTATGTAAATCAAAAAATGTGCGAAAAGCTCAGGAGATTTTTGATAGTAAGAAACATGAATTTGTTCCTGATTTAAAAACTTATAGCATATTGATTGAGGGGTGGGGAAGGGCTCCCAATCTGCCTAAGGCAAGGGAAGTTTACAGGGAAATGATTGAGGTGGGCTGTAATGCTGATATTGTGACTTATGGGATCATGGTTGACATCCTTTGCAAGGCTGGTAGGGTCGACAAGGCCGTTGAAATTGTCAAGGAGATGGAGTTCAGCGGTTGCAGGCCAACATCTTTCATTTATAGTGTTTTAGTTCATACATATGGGCTGGAAAATCGGATTGAAGATGCGATAGATACATTCCTTGAGATGGAAAAAAATGGAGTTGAGGCTGATGTAGCAGTATATAATTCTCTAATTAGTGCTTTCTGTAAGgtaaataaattcaaaaatatctaTAGGGTTCTAAATGACATGCAATTGAAGGGGGTGACCCCGAACGCAAGGACTTGCAATATCATTCTGAGTGGCTTGATTGCTCGAGGTGAGACTGATGATGCTTTTAAGGTTTTCCGTAGGATGCTCAAAATTTTCGATCCTGATGCAGACACGTACACTATGATGATTAAGATGTTTTGCGAGAGGAATGAGCTGAAGATGGCTCATAAAGTGTGGAAATATATGAAACGCAAGCAATTTGTTCCAGGCATGCACACCTTTTCTGCATTTATTAATGGGCTGTGCGACAATGCTGATGTTTCTAAGGCCTGTGTGTTGATGGAAGAGATGATAGAGAAAGGAATGCGTCCTGGTAGGATGACATTTGAAAAATTAAGACAGTTACTTCTCAAGGAAGGGAGAGAAGATGTACTTGAATTCCTTCAGCTGAAAATAAATCTTATGGTGAGGGAGCCCTTGTCTGATTAA